In one window of Camelina sativa cultivar DH55 chromosome 15, Cs, whole genome shotgun sequence DNA:
- the LOC109129261 gene encoding uncharacterized protein LOC109129261 produces MSVKKQAVEGKNNGSHKSSHYYRCLSFSFMESSTEETKKPLSLNRMDSKKLKVEIVKWAKRVAAYARQLSSRKQD; encoded by the coding sequence ATGTCTGTGAAGAAACAGGCTGTAGAGGGTAAGAACAATGGAAGCCACAAGTCGAGTCATTATTATCGATGTTTGTCGTTCTCGTTCATGGAGTCATCAACGGAAGAGACGAAGAAACCATTGTCGTTGAATCGTATGGATTCCAAAAAGCTCAAGGTAGAGATCGTCAAGTGGGCAAAGCGTGTTGCGGCTTATGCTCGTCAACTTAGCTCGAGGAAACAAGATTAA